The segment AAGAAAAAGAAAAAGAGGATCAAAATGATCAACGAACTAAAACCCGCTAAATTCAATACTTTCTTTGCTTGTTTAGGGATATTTTTCTTCAATCGCGTACTTGGCCAAACAAAAGCCAATGCACTCCCCATCCAAATCGAGAACAAGCGAGTATCTGTCCCATAATACACACGGGTAGGATCGCCATTTGGCGAGTACAACACCATCATCAAAATCGCTGAAGCAATGGCTGTGCCCATAATGACATAAAAAATATTTTTTTTCTTACGGACAAATACCATGAGTAATACAAAAATGATCGGCCAGATCAGATAGTTCTGCGCCTCTACTGCTAAGGACCAAATATGGGTAAATGGCGACTCATTTGCAAAACGATCAAAATAGGATAATCCATTATTGATCTGCCACCAGTTATTGACATAGAATAAACTGCTGAGTACAACGCCCCGAAGATTATTCAACAATCCTCGCTGGAATAGCGTAATATATGCTGATGCAGTAATAAGCAAGAAAACGAGCCCAGGATACAGTCGTTTCATTCGCCGAACGTAAAATTGCCAAATATTGATTTTTCCATTTTGTTCCCACTCTTGTCGTAAGAGATCGGTAATAAGATAACCTGAAACGACAAAAAATATCGGAACTCCGAGGTAACCACCCTTCATACTTGTTGGCAACAAGTGGTATAAAATAACCCCGATGACCGCTAATGAACGAATCCCATCGAAGCCCGTGATATACCGGCTATTTTTTAATCTTTTTTGTTTTTCCATTCAATATTCCAACTTTTCATAAACTTTTTTCATTCGTAATATACGTGCATTACCAAAAAATAGCAAGCAAAAACTTCATAAAAGTTGCCACTTTATACTATAATCCCATAGTTCATCAAAAAAGAACACATTTTTAAGTAACTTTAACAAAATTTCAAATATAACAAGTTGGCTAATTGTTGCTTGGATAGGGTTTCATTATTTTCTATTATTTTTCGTTGATGGGCGAGAAATAATTGAATGATATCTACTCTTAACAAGGATAAACATCTATACTCCTTGGTTGCAAGCACTCTGTCACTCCTTTTCTATGATCACTTTAATAACTCATTCCTAATTATTACAAAAAAACATCACCTGTCCTTTAGCAGACAGATGATCGTTCTCTTTCGTATCATATATTTAATTTTTGAACCAAAGCTTCAGACATTGTTTTTGAAAAATTTATCCCTTCATTTGTTGCGCGCACATTTAACCAATGAGGAATTTTTATTGTCTTTTTATCTAGTTGGACATCTTTTAAGTAATCATTTAGATCCACAGAAATCAAAGTAGCAAATTCACGCTCAGAATCAATCGAAAGATCATTGATATTAGTTGGCTTTGGCAAAGGTTTATTATTCTCAACTAAATCACCGAGCATGATCCCTAAAGCATCCGATGCAACTTCTAACCCCTCGATAATATCTTTTGATTGTGTCACTGCTCCTTCGATATCAGGAAAATAAATTCCATATCCAACAGGATCCTTTTCAAAAATAGCTGGATAAACTTTTTTCATTCATCTCCCCTTCTTTCGTAACAGCACAGCGGGCTTAAATGCCCACTGCTTTTCGAACAGAATCTTCTACTCTTCTAGATAACTCTTTTGAATGGCTAGTAAGGATAACAGGTCTAGGATGATCCTTTTTAGTGAATTTCCTATGTGAGCCCTTCCCACCTTTCACTTCAACAAAGCCAGCATCTTTCAGTAGCTTTTCTGCTTCTCTGATTGTCATGGGCATTGCACATACCTCTTGACTATTATATAATAATACGTACTGGGCGTACTGTAAAGTTGCAAACTATAGCTTCAACGAAAATAAAAATTCTCTTAAATTATTTTTAAAGTGAGCACATCCTATTATGTAATACTAGTCAATATCTATAATT is part of the Enterococcus mundtii genome and harbors:
- a CDS encoding type II toxin-antitoxin system HicB family antitoxin gives rise to the protein MKKVYPAIFEKDPVGYGIYFPDIEGAVTQSKDIIEGLEVASDALGIMLGDLVENNKPLPKPTNINDLSIDSEREFATLISVDLNDYLKDVQLDKKTIKIPHWLNVRATNEGINFSKTMSEALVQKLNI
- a CDS encoding type II toxin-antitoxin system HicA family toxin encodes the protein MPMTIREAEKLLKDAGFVEVKGGKGSHRKFTKKDHPRPVILTSHSKELSRRVEDSVRKAVGI